The segment GAAAAGTCTGTCCGTTCCCCACCTGGTATCTTCTCTCCCAAGCCTCCTTCCCTAACTCTGTTAGTTTGCTGCTAGTCAACAAGCCCAGTGGCCAAGTTGGCCATTCATCTAGGAAACCAAAAGTCAGTCCCCCTATCTACTATTAGACTTGAGCCCCTGAAGTCAGAAGCTCTATATTATTCATGGTTGTATTGTCAAAGCCTAGATACTTCATGAAGGAAAGTTCAGTAAAAACTAGGGACTGGAGAGAATGGGGAAGTTGTCCTCTTTCTTCTAACCTAACACTCCTCAGCAAGCCCTCCTGGGAGAGAGCACCTCTCTCAGAAACTTTGAATCTAGAGTGAGCTCTGGGGAAACAGGAAAAATGCCACTAGTAAACTCAAAACTGTACTTTTATAGACAGATGGCGTGGAACAGATTTTTCAGATTCTGCAAAAGAATATTAAGCGAAGGAATTGGAACTTGATATAATTTGTTATGAGGAGTCATTGTGCCTTAAGCAAGAGAGTGATGGAATGAAAGTTGTGTCCAGGAAAATCCATCTGAGGGAATTGATGACACTTTGGAGGAGATAGAAACTGGATAACAGTTAAGAAGCAGCTTTAATGATGTATTTATTAATTCCTCCACTCACCTTTCAGTTTTTACTGCTCTCTTTTCCTGGCAGTATCTTAGGCTTTGAGAATACATCTGTAAATAACTTAGAGCTCCATGCTTCAAGAGGCTCAAGGCTAATAGTAGAAAGATTcacataaacaaatatattatgaAGCGTTTTGCTAAGTGTCATAAACATGAACTACTCAACGTGCTTTAAAGAAGCACCAAGGATGAAGGATTTGActgctgagaagcagagaaaattcTCACAGAGGAGGTCAAATTCAACATGAGTCTTGACAGATAAAAGGAGTTTTACATAGCAATGAATATAATGTTTGCAAAGGTATGGAGGCATGAAATGAAACCTGTGAGGAGCTCCATGCAGCCACATTACCACAGCTTGATGTGAGGGGTGGTGCACAAGACTGAAAGGGTGGGAGGGGTCCAGATTGTGAAGGATCTTACATGCTCCACTAAGGAGTTTGGAGCTGGTCATCTAGACAGCCTGGTTTATAGAAACACTGGAGGCTTCAAACCACAAACACCTGGGTTTGAGTCATGGTTTCATCTCTCATTAAATACTCTTAGTCTCAATTCTTCATCTGTGTATTGAAGATAATACCTAATTTGCAGGTTTTTTTGTGATGAATAAATAATACATGtgaaatgtatattaaatataacaTAACTACTGTGAAGTTCCAGAAATCCCAAGAAATTATAAAGTTTTCTGTAATATGTAATCAACAGAGGATATtaagcataaaaatatgaaaaaatagaaagactgATACCTGAATATAATAAATGTGGCATTATTTTCAGGGAGTTGTTGCATTAATCAAGGTGAATGATGAccaggatttattttaaattatggcaATAGGAGTAGAAAAGAGGGACCTAATTGAGAAAATTTTCTGCATTAAAATCAGAAGAATTTTTCAAAAGGTTGACATGgggcaaggaaggagagagagagagaagggatcaTCGAACATGGGTCTATATTTCTAGCATGGAGAACATGATGGGTGGTGACATCATGAACAAAAGAGATGGTCCTGAGGACCTGGACGAGGATCCCAATGGAAGAATGGAAAGTAAAATATGGTCAATTAAGATGTTTCTTTTTATCGTTTCAAATGTACATTTctctgtgtatgtgcatgtgtgtataaacacatgcatgaaaataaaattgcctgtaatttaaaaattttaaaattgcctGTAAGTCCAATATAGATAATGTTTGTCACCGAATGGGAAAAATGCaagtgtttcttattttcttcttaatatttgtcaattattctaGATTTTGTCAACTAAGAATCCATTTCTGACGTGtaaatgaaatacatattttgatAAAATGAAACGATCTCATAATATTAAAagtgtatttattataaaatactttatgacacaaaaattatatttataaagtcACTGGTAAAATTACATCTTGGGAATATATACCAGGTTATATTGAATATAAGATTTTGCATCACACCTCTTCTTTACATATTGTCAAAACAATTTCTCATGTATTATAATGAATAGTATATTAACCTTACTCCTAatagtgaatatatttaatatttctattttagacACACATTCAAGGAAGAACTTGAAAGAATTACAAATTTATGTAAAACTCGTGTATTGATAATGTCAATAATATCATCTTCATCCGTCTCAATGATAACTTTGTGCAAGCCTGACTATCTGCTGAGGCTGGCTTTTCtgataaatttttgtttaaagatccTAATCCATACCGATATTCTCACCTGGGAATCCAAGTGtgaattcacttttttttccctccccaaagccccggtacatggttgtatatcctagctataagtcattctagttcttctatgtgagctgctgccactgtCCGGCAACTTACAGACCGGTGGTGCTGTTCCAAGATCTGGaagcaaacccgggctgccaaaacagtgagcgctgaactttaaccactaggccatcagggtggCCCGTGAATTCCCTTTTTACTCTGGAATGTATTCTCCTTTCCCTCCACTGAGCAAGATCTCTCCTACTCTCTGATGATATCCAGAATCAAGAAGTGTCCATCAAATGCCTCTATCCAGTCTTGTGTTGGAACCTATACGAAGGGAAGCACACTCACTGCTCTCCACCTTCTGATATCTGATGGCATAAAACAGTGCCACTGACTCAGAGTTTTGTGTCCAGAACAGACAGATAGAGGAACAGTAAGATCCCATATCTTCTGCAAGACTGAAGGTTAAAGTATCTTAGGATTAGAGAGCTCAAGGATATACACTAAACAACCCTTAGAGAtattagtttaaataaaataaaattactgattTTGGGGTCAAAAAACATTGATGGTAACAATAACATATGGTTTCATACAGAGTATGCTACATATTCACTCTAGTTAGAGCCGTTGAAGCTGAGTCTTCTCTTCTAATCAATCCAAAAAAAGATTTCCTGGGAAATGTGGCATTTCAGGACCTATTacacagaaggaagggaaagagtcTTGAATATTCAGcatcctactttttaaaaagtagaatactCTCTACTTTGGACGAGGTGAGAGGCAGTTAAAGAgtgaattaaaagaaatactgagaGTTGTGCAAGTCCAACTGTTTGGACAGAACTGGAGAGGAAACCACATAGCTGAGTACATCTCAAGATCTTTCATATATCTCATTCCTCTTCTTGCCCAGTTGGCCTACAGGCTGAATGGAGACAGCCAACCGCACATTGGTCACTGAATTTGTCTTCCTGAGATTTTCGAATTCTCCACATCTCCAGCtgctcttcttctccctcttcctcctggtcTACCTATTGTCCCTGGTGAGTAATGCGCTCATTGTGCTCATTGTGGCCCTGGATGGACGCCTCCATACGCCCATGTACTTCTTCATCTGCAATCTCTCCTTGGTAGAGCTCTGGTACACCACAGTCACTGTGCCCAAAATGCTGGCCAATTTTCTATGTTCCCAAGGGGTCATCTCAGTTCCCAGCTGCATCACTCAGTACTACTTCTTCTTCTCTTTGGTTGCCACTGAGCTCTTTATCCTCACCACCATGGCCTTTGACCGTTATGTTGCCATCTGCCGACCACTCCATTACCAATTGCTGCTGAGCCCCCAAACGTGTGGTACTCTGGCTGGGGTCTGCTGGTCTGTAGGATTCCTCTGTCCCATGTTTCCCTCATTCCTCCTTACACAAATCTCCTTCTGCACCCCCAACCAGatcaaccacttcttctgtgatgCTGATCAGATTTTTCGGCTTTCCTGCACAGACACATATGCCATCCAAGCAGTGGGCTATGGTTTGAGCACTGTTATTATCTTAGGAAGCCTGGTGTTTACCATGGCTTCCTATGCCCAAATCCTGGCCACAATTCTAGCCATGGCCTCTGCTGCTGCCCAACGCAAGACTTTTTCCACATGTGCAGCTCATCTCTCTGTGGTCACTATCTACTTTGGAACTCTCATATTCATGTATGTCCGCCCAGCAGTAAAATACGAGTCAAACATCAACAAGATTGTGGCTATTTTCTACTCAGTCATCACCCCACTTCTCAATCCTCTCATCTATACACTCCGCAACAAGGATGTCAAGGAAGCTTTGAAGATGTTGGTGTCCCGGATCCAAAGGATCTGTCATTCAAGCTGGGAGACTCAGTGATGGTGCCACATGAGAAATCAGAGACAGCAAAGATTGTGGAATatccaaatagaaaataatcctaattaCTGCCTTTTACCTGTGCagtgtatcttttaaaataattgaatttatagatttgccttttgTGAGTTATCTGTGGGACATTTTAAGTGAAAGACTTGCTTATTCTGCCACCCACTATGTCCCACTGTCTGTTGCTTCAATTGTTCAGCTTCTCCAGAGGACTGGATAATCTCATGTTAACATTAGTGCAGGGAAATGGCACAGACTTTGTAGTCCATGCACGTGGAATGGAAATCCAGCTCTCCCACTTGGTAGCATCAGTTAAGTAAGGCAATGAGAGTTCTGCATATTTAAACAAAGAACTGCAAATCATTTTTACTTCCCTcagcttaataaaaaaaaatcaatttttggTAATATCCATAATGTTCACTGTAGGACCTTCAACTAAAAAActcccataaattttgccccagGCCATGGATTGGGGAAACAGAAGTGAGAGCCTTGCCTCCTATCTCCTTGCAGATCCACCTCACAATAAAGTTTTTCTTCCCTCAAAAGCTGGTGTGCCATGGTTTCGGCTTCTGTTCATATCAAGTGGCAAGCCTTTGCTTGGCAACAAAATGCAATTCATAGTAATTATAACCAGAAAGGAAGTATAGGCagtaaaatgttcttttcttgaaATTCGAATATGCATTCATGCCagcaaatggaaatgataaataacaaaaataga is part of the Equus caballus isolate H_3958 breed thoroughbred chromosome 20, TB-T2T, whole genome shotgun sequence genome and harbors:
- the OR11W2 gene encoding olfactory receptor 6Q1, which codes for METANRTLVTEFVFLRFSNSPHLQLLFFSLFLLVYLLSLVSNALIVLIVALDGRLHTPMYFFICNLSLVELWYTTVTVPKMLANFLCSQGVISVPSCITQYYFFFSLVATELFILTTMAFDRYVAICRPLHYQLLLSPQTCGTLAGVCWSVGFLCPMFPSFLLTQISFCTPNQINHFFCDADQIFRLSCTDTYAIQAVGYGLSTVIILGSLVFTMASYAQILATILAMASAAAQRKTFSTCAAHLSVVTIYFGTLIFMYVRPAVKYESNINKIVAIFYSVITPLLNPLIYTLRNKDVKEALKMLVSRIQRICHSSWETQ